Proteins encoded in a region of the Lycorma delicatula isolate Av1 chromosome 6, ASM4794821v1, whole genome shotgun sequence genome:
- the kek1 gene encoding leucine-rich repeat, immunoglobulin-like domain-containing kekkon 1 protein codes for MLLWVVFPVVLALPSAFPTDPCPSVCVCKWKSGKQTVECTDRGIITIPAGIAPEYQVLDISGNNLQILPKEMFVRAGLLNLQRIYMRNCKIGQIDDGAFTGLSNLVELDLSHNLLTSIPSNLFEDVPFLRDLSLSYNPIQKIESHAFRTVPGLVKLDLSHCELQMIAPKAFDGVELLESLKLNGNKLYQLRPKTVETLSRLHGVELHDNPWYCDCHLRAAKLWLTDNNIPYPIAPVCRGGPDRVLDRSFAELQVDDFACKPVIKLDSRYVEATSGENATIVCRVDSTPAAHISWYWNGRLLLNNSAFSSYQRVYIFESGVFEKRSSLILTNAQESDSSDFFCVAENRAGNAEGNYTLHVSPRLAGMATLGSGQIAGLSAALVILILFILLVILLLLVRLRRMPFSETKTPAQVEVVANGSAVTQPNKAVAASPVTVETTSSFTERKPVPNDLNLNPVQKPPRASEPDSNPDLINDTKRPEGDGEGTGETMYPATTALWDQELQRANSTTNFCYDTDDKTPIMDDEYCRALEGGYPPDYGLPIVPATSPGGGVSPQPPHPSAKTLRVWQRGVPVLPPVTALKRVLSRNSPDEGYQEGCGTDV; via the coding sequence ATGCTTCTCTGGGTCGTCTTTCCTGTGGTGCTCGCGCTGCCGAGCGCCTTTCCCACGGATCCCTGCCCGTCAGTGTGCGTCTGCAAGTGGAAGAGCGGTAAGCAGACTGTGGAGTGTACGGATCGGGGTATAATCACCATTCCTGCCGGAATCGCTCCCGAATATCAGGTACTTGACATTTCTGGTAATAACCTTCAAATTTTACCGAAAGAAATGTTTGTTAGAGCCGGCCTGCTTAATTTACAACGAATTTATATGCGGAATTGTAAAATAGGGCAAATCGACGACGGAGCATTCACAGGACTATCAAATCTTGTCGAACTCGATCTATCACATAACCTATTAACATCTATCCCTTCCAATTTGTTTGAAGATGTACCTTTCCTTAGAGATTTATCGCTTTCCTACAATCCTATTCAGAAAATAGAAAGTCATGCGTTCAGAACTGTTCCTGGTTTAGTGAAACTCGATTTATCTCACTGTGAATTACAAATGATCGCACCTAAAGCTTTCGATGGCGTAGAACTTCTTGAATCGCTTAAATTAAACGGTAATAAACTATATCAACTGAGACCAAAGACTGTCGAAACATTAAGTCGTTTACACGGTGTGGAATTACACGATAACCCTTGGTACTGCGATTGTCATTTAAGAGCAGCAAAACTGTGGCTTACCGACAACAACATACCTTATCCGATAGCACCTGTGTGTAGAGGTGGACCTGACCGTGTTCTAGATCGATCTTTTGCCGAATTACAAGTCGATGATTTTGCCTGTAAGCCGGTTATTAAACTCGATAGTAGATACGTTGAAGCTACCAGTGGTGAAAACGCAACGATCGTATGCAGAGTCGACTCGACGCCTGCGGCACATATCAGTTGGTATTGGAACGGTCGGTTACTTCTTAATAATTCTGCATTCAGTTCATATCAAAGagtatatatatttgaaagtgGAGTGTTTGAAAAACGAAGTTCTTTAATTTTAACGAACGCACAGGAATCGGATTCGAGTGATTTTTTCTGCGTCGCTGAAAATCGAGCAGGTAATGCTGAAGGTAACTATACTCTTCACGTATCGCCGAGATTAGCGGGAATGGCGACATTAGGTAGTGGACAAATAGCCGGTCTTAGCGCTGCACTTGTAATTCTTATCTTATTTATTCTTCTCGTCATTCTTTTACTGCTAGTTCGATTACGACGAATGCCGTTTTCCGAAACTAAAACACCGGCCCAAGTAGAGGTAGTCGCCAACGGCAGTGCTGTGACTCAGCCGAATAAGGCAGTAGCCGCCTCCCCGGTCACAGTTGAAACAACATCGTCTTTCACGGAAAGAAAACCTGTTCCTAACGACTTAAATTTGAATCCTGTTCAAAAACCACCACGTGCAAGCGAGCCCGACTCCAATCCGGATTTAATCAACGATACGAAGAGGCCTGAAGGTGACGGGGAGGGTACCGGTGAAACGATGTATCCAGCGACGACCGCCCTTTGGGACCAGGAGTTACAGCGAGCAAATAGTACCACTAATTTCTGCTACGACACCGATGATAAGACTCCTATAATGGATGATGAGTATTGTCGTGCCCTAGAAGGTGGATATCCGCCGGACTACGGACTGCCCATAGTACCCGCAACGAGCCCCGGAGGTGGGGTATCTC